In Phaeobacter gallaeciensis DSM 26640, a genomic segment contains:
- a CDS encoding ABC transporter ATP-binding protein produces MADASNTSAFVEFERVQKSYDGENLVVKDLNLTMPKGEFLTMLGPSGSGKTTCLMMLAGFETATHGDIRLGGVSINNIPPHKRGIGMVFQNYALFPHMTIAENLSFPLEVRNMGKSEREQKVKRALDMVEMGAFGGRRPAQLSGGQQQRVALARALVFEPELVLMDEPLGALDKQLREKMQFEITHLAHQLGITTVYVTHDQTEALTMSDRVAVFNDGRIQQLAPPDQLYEEPSNSFVAQFIGENNTLEGTVKEVNNGIALVQLDDGELIDCKPINVSKPGERTRVSIRPERVEYNKDRMQEGAHTLKAEVLEFIYMGDIFRTRLRVAGNDEFIIKTRNAPDQERLKPGQQIEIGWLPEDCRALDA; encoded by the coding sequence TTGGCTGATGCGTCAAACACGAGCGCGTTCGTTGAATTCGAACGCGTGCAGAAGAGTTATGACGGCGAGAACCTCGTTGTCAAAGATCTGAACCTCACCATGCCGAAAGGCGAATTTTTGACAATGTTGGGCCCGTCCGGTTCGGGTAAGACGACCTGCCTGATGATGCTGGCGGGGTTTGAGACTGCGACCCATGGTGATATCCGGCTGGGCGGCGTCTCGATCAACAATATCCCACCCCACAAGCGCGGCATCGGGATGGTGTTTCAGAATTACGCGCTGTTCCCCCATATGACCATTGCCGAGAACCTCAGCTTTCCGCTGGAGGTCCGCAACATGGGCAAATCCGAGCGTGAGCAGAAGGTAAAGCGCGCGCTTGACATGGTGGAGATGGGTGCCTTCGGGGGCCGTCGGCCTGCCCAATTGTCCGGTGGTCAGCAACAGCGGGTCGCCTTGGCGCGGGCACTGGTGTTTGAACCGGAACTGGTTCTGATGGACGAACCACTGGGGGCTCTGGACAAGCAGCTGCGGGAAAAGATGCAGTTCGAAATCACCCATCTGGCACATCAGTTGGGCATTACCACGGTTTACGTGACGCACGACCAGACCGAAGCGCTTACCATGTCGGATCGCGTCGCTGTGTTCAACGACGGCCGTATCCAGCAGCTGGCGCCGCCGGATCAGTTGTATGAAGAGCCGTCCAACAGTTTCGTTGCGCAGTTCATCGGCGAGAACAATACGCTGGAAGGCACTGTCAAAGAGGTTAACAACGGTATCGCGCTGGTGCAGCTGGACGATGGCGAACTGATCGACTGCAAACCAATCAATGTGTCCAAGCCAGGTGAGCGGACCCGTGTTTCGATCCGTCCTGAACGTGTCGAATACAACAAGGACCGGATGCAGGAAGGCGCTCATACGCTGAAAGCTGAAGTGCTGGAATTCATCTACATGGGCGATATTTTCCGCACCCGCCTGCGGGTTGCCGGCAATGATGAGTTCATCATCAAAACCCGTAACGCCCCCGATCAGGAACGGCTGAAGCCCGGTCAGCAGATCGAAATCGGCTGGTTGCCTGAAGATTGCCGCGCGTTGGACGCCTAA
- a CDS encoding aspartate aminotransferase family protein: MTAITNHLPTAELQALDAAHHMHPFTANGELAEKGARIITRARGVTLTDSEGNEILDAMAGLWCVNIGYGRDELADVAARQMRELPYYNTFFQTTHAPAIALAAKIAELAPEGLNHVFFAGSGSEANDTNIRMVRHYWAMKGKPTKSVIISRKNGYHGSSVGSGSLGGMTAMHEQGGLPIPDIHHINQPNWWAEGGDMSAEDFGLARAQELEQAILELGEDRVAAFIAEPVQGAGGVIVPPATYWPEIQRICDKYEILLIADEVICGFGRTGNWFGSQTVGIRPDIMTIAKGLSSGYAPIGGSIVSDEIASVIGSGEFNHGYTYSGHPVAAAVALENLRILEEENIVGHVRDVAAPYLKEKWEALADHPLVGEAKIVGMMGSIALTPNKAARAAFAAEGGTVGYICRERCFANNLVMRHVGDRMIISPPLVITPEEIDTLIARARQSLDECYAALQEQDMLHSA, encoded by the coding sequence ATGACTGCGATTACAAATCACCTGCCCACAGCCGAGCTTCAGGCGCTGGACGCGGCCCATCACATGCATCCTTTCACCGCCAATGGCGAGCTGGCTGAAAAAGGCGCGCGGATCATCACCCGTGCCCGCGGCGTCACGCTGACGGACAGCGAGGGGAATGAGATCCTGGATGCCATGGCGGGCCTCTGGTGCGTGAATATCGGCTATGGGCGTGACGAGCTGGCGGATGTCGCGGCGCGCCAGATGCGTGAGCTGCCATATTACAACACCTTCTTTCAAACCACCCATGCGCCGGCCATCGCGCTGGCGGCGAAGATCGCCGAACTGGCGCCGGAGGGCCTCAACCATGTGTTCTTTGCCGGATCAGGATCTGAGGCAAATGACACCAATATCCGTATGGTGCGCCACTATTGGGCGATGAAGGGCAAACCGACGAAATCGGTGATCATCAGCCGCAAGAATGGCTATCATGGCTCCTCTGTCGGCAGTGGCAGCCTTGGTGGTATGACGGCGATGCATGAGCAGGGCGGTCTGCCGATTCCGGATATCCATCATATCAATCAGCCCAACTGGTGGGCCGAGGGCGGGGATATGTCGGCTGAAGACTTCGGTCTCGCACGGGCGCAAGAGTTGGAACAAGCGATTCTTGAGCTGGGCGAAGATCGCGTTGCAGCCTTTATTGCCGAACCGGTGCAGGGTGCTGGCGGCGTGATTGTACCACCCGCAACCTATTGGCCTGAGATCCAGCGCATCTGTGACAAATACGAGATCTTGTTGATTGCAGACGAGGTGATTTGCGGGTTCGGGCGGACTGGAAATTGGTTTGGTAGCCAGACTGTAGGCATTCGTCCTGACATCATGACAATCGCCAAGGGGCTATCCTCCGGCTATGCGCCGATTGGCGGCTCAATTGTCAGTGACGAGATCGCGTCGGTGATCGGGTCCGGCGAATTCAATCATGGCTATACCTATTCCGGCCACCCGGTGGCGGCTGCCGTCGCGCTTGAAAATCTCCGTATCCTGGAAGAGGAAAACATCGTCGGCCATGTGCGCGATGTGGCCGCGCCCTATCTCAAGGAAAAATGGGAGGCGCTGGCAGACCATCCGCTGGTGGGGGAGGCCAAGATCGTTGGCATGATGGGATCCATTGCCCTGACCCCGAACAAGGCGGCACGAGCAGCCTTCGCCGCCGAGGGTGGCACTGTTGGGTATATCTGTCGCGAACGTTGTTTCGCCAACAATCTGGTGATGCGCCATGTTGGTGATCGGATGATTATCTCGCCGCCGCTGGTCATCACACCGGAGGAGATCGACACCCTCATTGCGCGGGCGCGTCAGTCCCTCGATGAATGCTATGCGGCCTTGCAGGAACAGGACATGCTGCACAGCGCCTGA
- a CDS encoding GntR family transcriptional regulator produces the protein MNLSQPDASSVSQPTAKLPAHETVYQTLRGQILFGDLAPGQAVTIQGLVESLGAGMTPVREAIRRLISDGALVFQGNRRVSVPMLRESDLSELIYARKTIECQLARLATERVTPADISALEAIDTALDQAISAGDVAGYLVQNYAFHTRLYAHADAPILTDLADRLWLRFGPSLRVVCGRLGTQSFPDRHKDILEALNRKDADLAALAMERDVAQGMDQVRQGLKQAS, from the coding sequence GTGAACCTAAGCCAACCAGACGCATCGTCCGTCAGTCAGCCGACCGCGAAACTGCCGGCGCATGAAACCGTCTACCAGACCTTGCGTGGGCAGATTTTGTTCGGCGATTTGGCGCCCGGGCAAGCGGTGACGATCCAAGGCCTGGTCGAGTCGCTGGGGGCCGGTATGACGCCTGTGCGCGAAGCCATCCGACGGTTGATTTCGGATGGGGCACTGGTGTTTCAGGGCAATCGCCGCGTGTCTGTCCCGATGCTGCGGGAAAGCGACCTAAGTGAGTTAATTTATGCAAGAAAAACAATTGAATGCCAACTTGCGAGATTGGCAACAGAACGGGTGACACCAGCCGATATTTCCGCCTTGGAGGCGATAGACACGGCTTTGGATCAGGCGATCTCCGCAGGAGATGTAGCGGGTTATCTGGTGCAGAACTACGCTTTCCACACGCGGCTTTATGCACATGCGGACGCGCCAATCCTCACAGATCTCGCAGATCGGCTTTGGCTGCGCTTTGGGCCGTCGCTGCGGGTGGTCTGCGGGCGGCTTGGCACCCAGAGCTTCCCTGATCGCCACAAGGATATCCTGGAAGCCCTGAACCGCAAGGACGCAGATCTTGCGGCGTTGGCGATGGAAAGAGACGTGGCCCAGGGGATGGATCAGGTCCGACAGGGACTCAAACAGGCCAGCTGA
- a CDS encoding polyamine ABC transporter substrate-binding protein codes for MTLKTMTLTAIVALSSAAAVAEEVRVYNWSDYIDEELLEKFEAETGIDLIYDVFDSNELLETKMLAGGSGYDVVVPTGSFLARQIQAGAFQKLDAGQLSNAGNMWDVIKDRTARYDPDNLYSVNYMWGTTGIGANTAKVEEALGADAPIDSLELVFNPENMEKLANCGVYFLDAPDEMIPAALKYIGEDPNSMDPDVVAKAEPVLMAIRPYVKKFHSSEYINALANGDICVAFGWSGDILQARDRADEADNGVEIVFNAPKEGALMWFDQMAIPVDAPNPEGAHRFLNFIMEAENMAAASNYVYYANGNKASQEFLEEDVIGDPAIYPSEATLKNLYIKEAYPPKVQRKATRMWTKVKSGT; via the coding sequence ATGACACTCAAGACGATGACATTGACCGCCATCGTGGCGCTGAGCAGTGCGGCCGCCGTCGCCGAAGAAGTTCGCGTTTACAACTGGTCCGACTATATCGACGAAGAGCTGCTGGAGAAATTCGAAGCCGAAACCGGCATTGATCTGATCTACGACGTCTTCGATAGCAACGAATTGCTGGAAACCAAAATGCTGGCCGGTGGATCGGGCTATGATGTTGTGGTTCCAACCGGATCCTTTTTGGCACGGCAGATCCAGGCCGGTGCGTTCCAGAAGCTGGACGCAGGCCAACTGTCGAATGCAGGCAATATGTGGGACGTGATCAAGGACCGCACGGCCCGTTATGATCCCGACAACCTCTATTCAGTGAATTACATGTGGGGCACCACCGGCATCGGTGCCAACACAGCCAAAGTGGAGGAAGCGCTGGGGGCCGATGCACCGATCGACTCGCTTGAACTGGTGTTCAACCCAGAGAACATGGAAAAACTGGCCAATTGTGGCGTCTACTTCCTGGATGCGCCTGATGAGATGATCCCAGCGGCGCTGAAGTATATTGGCGAAGATCCCAATAGCATGGACCCTGATGTAGTGGCCAAAGCCGAGCCGGTGCTGATGGCGATCCGTCCTTATGTAAAGAAATTCCACAGCTCCGAATACATCAACGCCTTGGCAAACGGCGATATCTGCGTCGCCTTTGGCTGGTCCGGCGATATCCTTCAGGCGCGTGACCGTGCGGATGAGGCCGACAACGGCGTCGAAATCGTCTTCAACGCCCCCAAGGAAGGCGCTCTGATGTGGTTCGACCAGATGGCAATCCCCGTGGATGCTCCGAACCCGGAAGGTGCGCATAGGTTCCTGAACTTCATCATGGAAGCCGAGAATATGGCGGCGGCGTCAAACTACGTCTATTACGCCAATGGCAACAAGGCGAGCCAGGAGTTCCTTGAGGAAGATGTGATCGGCGATCCCGCGATCTATCCAAGCGAGGCCACCCTGAAGAACCTCTACATCAAAGAAGCTTATCCGCCCAAGGTACAGCGTAAGGCCACCCGCATGTGGACCAAGGTCAAGTCCGGCACCTAA